A single window of Mycolicibacterium madagascariense DNA harbors:
- a CDS encoding MSMEG_0567/sll0787 family protein, which translates to MDALSILAGTRSHAAPAAGFLIRRAESAADLAAYRALRHDEFVLGQHLFAHSDADDVDDDPRTVVLVATAPNGTVLGGVRLAPRCDPDLGWWTGSRLVTVEAARSSGVGPALVRAACAHAESAGVLRFEAAVQRRYAPMFTALGWEDHGDCPIAGRPHALMRWPLHQMQRLTDATKSFLGDALAPLRDVAGGLGPAGFVGDDGVPLPGSDVIAACDAIIPSMVERDPEWAGWCSVLVNVNDLTAMGAAPTGLLDAVGAPTRSLLTRIVRGIARASQAWRVPVLGGHTQLGVPASLAVTAFGRTTQPIRAGGGAVGDALRLTADLTGGWRPGQHGRQWDSSSARSADELAQLATLVARMAPRAAKDVSMAGVVGTAGMLAEASGTGAELDVARIPRPADAAMGAWLSCFPGYAMLTADRVGAVAPPAPPGVTTAACGLLSAEPGVRLRWPDGVATTAVSADVTGLGRA; encoded by the coding sequence ATGGACGCGCTGTCGATCCTCGCGGGCACTCGCTCCCACGCCGCGCCCGCAGCGGGCTTCCTGATCCGCCGGGCCGAGAGCGCTGCCGACCTCGCGGCCTACCGGGCGCTGCGGCACGACGAATTCGTGCTCGGCCAACACCTCTTCGCGCACTCCGACGCCGACGACGTCGACGACGACCCGCGCACCGTGGTGCTCGTCGCGACCGCTCCGAACGGCACGGTGCTCGGCGGTGTCCGCCTCGCGCCGAGATGCGATCCCGACCTCGGTTGGTGGACGGGCAGTCGGCTCGTCACCGTCGAGGCGGCCCGGTCGTCGGGCGTCGGGCCTGCGCTCGTCCGCGCGGCGTGCGCGCACGCGGAGTCCGCGGGCGTGCTGCGCTTCGAGGCCGCCGTGCAGCGCCGGTACGCGCCGATGTTCACGGCGCTGGGCTGGGAGGACCACGGCGACTGCCCGATCGCGGGTCGGCCGCACGCGCTGATGCGCTGGCCACTGCACCAGATGCAGCGCCTGACCGATGCGACCAAGTCGTTCCTCGGCGACGCGCTGGCGCCGCTGCGCGACGTGGCCGGTGGGCTCGGCCCCGCCGGTTTCGTCGGTGACGACGGCGTGCCGCTGCCCGGCAGCGACGTGATCGCCGCGTGCGATGCGATCATCCCGTCCATGGTGGAGCGCGATCCGGAATGGGCGGGGTGGTGTTCGGTGCTCGTCAACGTCAACGACCTGACGGCGATGGGCGCCGCGCCGACCGGGCTGCTGGACGCCGTGGGAGCGCCCACCCGTTCGCTGCTGACGCGCATCGTGCGGGGGATCGCGCGGGCGTCGCAGGCGTGGCGGGTGCCCGTGCTCGGCGGCCACACCCAGCTCGGCGTGCCCGCCTCGCTCGCCGTCACCGCGTTCGGCCGGACGACGCAGCCGATCCGCGCCGGGGGCGGCGCGGTCGGGGACGCGCTCCGGCTAACGGCCGACCTCACCGGTGGCTGGCGGCCGGGACAGCATGGCAGACAATGGGATTCGAGCAGCGCCCGCAGCGCCGACGAGCTCGCCCAGCTCGCCACGCTGGTCGCCCGCATGGCGCCGCGCGCCGCCAAGGACGTCAGCATGGCCGGTGTCGTCGGCACCGCGGGCATGCTCGCCGAGGCCAGCGGGACGGGGGCCGAACTCGACGTGGCGCGCATCCCGCGACCCGCCGACGCCGCGATGGGGGCATGGCTGTCCTGTTTCCCCGGCTACGCGATGCTCACCGCGGACCGGGTCGGGGCCGTCGCCCCGCCGGCGCCGCCGGGGGTGACCACCGCGGCGTGCGGTCTGCTGAGCGCCGAACCCGGGGTGCGGCTGCGGTGGCCCGACGGCGTCGCGACGACGGCGGTGAGCGCGGACGTGACGGGACTGGGCAGGGCCTGA